The Pseudomonas iranensis genome includes a window with the following:
- a CDS encoding mechanosensitive ion channel family protein translates to MRNFRIAILLGALLCLGVNASQAAALPGVPAAADTTEKPAEPEPLVQGGLLGAISTSIDDVQEKLDLNEHLVDAWRLRADRAADEVDRLVKQPSNRSGWSVAGDFLTLSGVWLGSFALLTVLGSLLAKRLREGRWLRTRQRSQDLLGYVLPYTVPALICLPLTLYVSHFLQASVGRALALCLAYATSSGIFSTSMLLCVVVMFNVGHKRAAARIIREYCPRPLFLIGFLAALSDALTSPQIARQLGGNITSSIAVFTGLIASVIFGLLVIRLRRPVAHLIRNRPLAQRLKQPSLQESLRIFSGLWYWPIVLMVLVSAVSLIGIGEDNQKALRCALFTTVLLIATVFLSTVLQHLFKSRKAEAIQRSSAYKERFLSLLHALLRIVMAIAFIDILGRIWGVSLLDFAQSSTVGRAISNALSSIGLIFLVTWLLWVVLDTAIQEALKPPMSKRAARQPSTRVKTILPLLRNAIKIILVVICAITTMANLGINVAPLLAGAGVVGLAIGFGSQQLVQDVITGLFIIIEDTLSIGDWVVLDSGHAGTVEGLTIRTLRLRDGKGFVHSVPFGQIKAVTNQSRQFAFAFFSVQFTYDTDVDKAIELIREAGDSIREDPFLKYNLQGPLDVFGVDKMDLNGVVLTAQFRTVSGGQYAVSRAFNQRLKKLVDNTPNVHFAQTYPQQVLLPKRQEEGAVVAGEVPQESRT, encoded by the coding sequence TTGCGCAATTTCAGGATCGCCATTCTGCTGGGAGCGCTGCTGTGCTTGGGCGTCAACGCATCGCAAGCCGCCGCGCTACCGGGCGTTCCGGCCGCCGCCGATACGACGGAAAAACCCGCCGAACCGGAACCGCTGGTGCAGGGTGGTTTGCTCGGGGCGATCAGTACGAGCATCGACGATGTGCAGGAAAAACTCGATCTCAACGAACACCTGGTCGACGCCTGGCGGCTGCGCGCCGACCGCGCGGCGGATGAGGTCGATCGGCTGGTCAAGCAACCGTCAAACCGCTCGGGCTGGAGCGTGGCCGGGGATTTCCTCACGTTGTCGGGCGTATGGCTGGGCAGTTTCGCCCTGCTGACCGTGCTCGGCAGCCTGTTGGCCAAGCGTCTGCGTGAGGGCCGCTGGTTGCGCACCCGCCAGCGCAGTCAGGATCTGCTCGGCTACGTGCTGCCTTACACTGTGCCGGCGCTGATCTGCCTGCCGCTGACGCTGTATGTCAGCCACTTTCTGCAAGCTTCGGTAGGGCGCGCGCTGGCGCTGTGTCTGGCCTACGCCACCAGCAGCGGCATTTTTTCCACGTCGATGTTGTTGTGCGTGGTGGTGATGTTCAACGTCGGCCACAAGCGCGCCGCCGCGCGAATCATCCGTGAATACTGCCCGCGCCCGCTGTTCCTGATCGGCTTTCTCGCCGCCCTCAGTGATGCCCTGACCAGCCCGCAGATCGCCCGACAATTGGGCGGCAATATCACCAGCAGCATCGCCGTGTTCACCGGGCTGATCGCCTCGGTGATTTTCGGTTTGCTGGTGATTCGCCTGCGCCGCCCGGTGGCGCATCTGATCCGCAATCGCCCGCTCGCTCAGCGTTTGAAACAACCGTCGCTGCAGGAGTCGCTGCGGATATTTTCCGGGTTGTGGTACTGGCCGATCGTGCTGATGGTGCTCGTCTCGGCGGTCAGTCTGATCGGCATTGGCGAGGACAATCAGAAAGCCCTGCGCTGTGCCTTGTTCACCACCGTGCTGCTGATCGCCACGGTGTTTCTCAGCACGGTGTTGCAGCACCTGTTCAAGTCGCGCAAAGCCGAGGCGATCCAGCGCAGCAGTGCTTACAAGGAGCGCTTTCTCAGCCTGTTGCATGCTTTGCTGCGGATCGTCATGGCGATTGCGTTCATCGATATTCTCGGGCGGATCTGGGGCGTGTCGTTGCTCGATTTCGCCCAGAGCAGCACCGTCGGGCGAGCTATCAGCAATGCCTTGAGCAGCATTGGTCTGATCTTCCTGGTGACGTGGCTGCTGTGGGTGGTGCTCGACACGGCGATTCAGGAAGCGCTGAAACCGCCGATGAGCAAACGCGCGGCACGCCAGCCGAGCACGCGGGTGAAAACCATCCTGCCGCTGCTGCGCAATGCGATCAAAATCATCCTCGTGGTGATCTGCGCGATTACCACCATGGCCAATCTCGGCATCAACGTCGCGCCGCTACTGGCCGGTGCGGGCGTGGTCGGTCTGGCGATCGGTTTCGGTTCGCAGCAACTGGTGCAGGACGTCATCACCGGGTTGTTCATCATCATCGAAGACACCCTGTCGATCGGCGACTGGGTGGTGCTTGATTCCGGCCACGCCGGCACCGTGGAAGGCCTGACCATTCGCACCTTGCGCCTGCGTGACGGCAAAGGCTTTGTGCACTCGGTGCCGTTCGGCCAGATCAAGGCTGTGACCAACCAGTCACGCCAGTTCGCCTTCGCATTTTTCTCGGTGCAGTTCACCTACGACACCGACGTCGACAAGGCCATCGAGCTGATCCGCGAGGCCGGCGATTCGATCCGCGAAGACCCGTTCCTCAAGTACAACCTGCAAGGGCCGCTGGATGTGTTCGGGGTGGACAAGATGGACTTGAACGGCGTGGTGTTGACGGCGCAATTCCGCACGGTGTCCGGTGGACAATATGCGGTGAGCCGCGCGTTCAACCAGCGCTTGAAGAAGCTTGTGGATAACACCCCGAACGTGCATTTTGCGCAGACTTATCCACAGCAGGTGCTGTTGCCGAAGCGGCAGGAGGAGGGGGCGGTGGTTGCGGGTGAAGTGCCGCAGGAGTCGCGGACCTGA
- a CDS encoding DUF72 domain-containing protein — translation MATIHIGISGWRYAPWRGDFYPKGLAQKRELQFASRAVNSIEINGSFYALQRPERYAQWYAETPDDFVFSVKAPRFITHVRRLREIEKPLANFFASGVLELKEKLGPILWQFPPNFKFDAERFDQFLAQLPHDTQAAVALARQHDSHLPGHASVKAWRKKPLRHAVEIRHESFIDPEFVRLLKRHNVALVVADTAGKWPYREDLTSDFVYLRLHGAEELYASGYSEQALKRWAERIDAWHHGKQPEDAHLIAPRLKPRARKSREVFCYFDNDIKVRAPYDARNLLQRFDLDRDLATTPGQVAAEGVLS, via the coding sequence ATGGCGACGATTCACATCGGTATTTCAGGCTGGCGCTACGCCCCGTGGCGCGGGGATTTCTACCCGAAGGGACTGGCGCAGAAGCGCGAATTGCAGTTCGCCTCCCGCGCGGTCAACAGCATCGAAATCAATGGATCGTTCTACGCCCTGCAACGCCCCGAACGTTACGCCCAGTGGTACGCCGAAACCCCTGATGACTTCGTGTTCAGCGTCAAGGCGCCGCGCTTCATCACCCACGTGCGCCGCTTGCGCGAAATCGAAAAACCGCTGGCGAATTTCTTTGCCTCGGGTGTGCTGGAACTGAAGGAAAAACTCGGGCCGATCCTCTGGCAGTTTCCGCCAAACTTCAAATTCGACGCCGAGCGTTTCGACCAGTTTCTCGCGCAACTGCCCCACGACACCCAAGCCGCAGTCGCCCTCGCCCGCCAGCACGATTCGCATCTGCCCGGCCACGCCAGCGTCAAAGCCTGGCGCAAAAAGCCGTTGCGCCATGCCGTGGAAATTCGTCACGAGAGCTTTATCGACCCGGAGTTCGTACGCCTGCTCAAGCGCCACAACGTGGCTCTGGTGGTCGCTGACACCGCCGGCAAATGGCCGTACCGCGAAGACCTCACCAGCGACTTCGTCTATCTGCGCCTGCACGGCGCCGAAGAGCTTTACGCCAGCGGCTATTCCGAACAAGCGCTCAAGCGCTGGGCCGAGCGCATCGACGCTTGGCATCACGGTAAACAGCCGGAGGATGCACACCTGATAGCGCCACGCCTGAAACCCCGCGCCCGCAAATCCCGCGAAGTGTTCTGCTACTTCGACAACGACATCAAAGTCCGCGCGCCCTACGACGCACGCAACCTCTTGCAGCGCTTCGACCTCGATAGAGACCTCGCCACGACTCCCGGGCAAGTTGCCGCAGAAGGAGTTCTGTCATGA
- a CDS encoding endonuclease/exonuclease/phosphatase family protein, whose translation MSIPEPVGFTDEGSVVAPSVRTFTVLTVNTHKGFTALNRRFILPELREAVRSVAADVVFLQEVHGTHEQHPKRYDNWPTMPQYEFLADSLWPQFAYGRNAVYPAGDHGNALLSKFQIIRHDNLDVSISGHENRGLLHCVLRLPGDGTEVHAICVHLGLRESHRNAQLDLLMQRLAELPADAPVIVAGDFNDWRQRADAQLKPCGLREVFAEQYGKPARSFPARLPALRLDRIYVRNLKASRPKVLTNRPWSHLSDHAPLSVEIEL comes from the coding sequence ATGAGTATTCCCGAACCGGTCGGTTTCACCGACGAAGGCTCCGTGGTTGCGCCCTCGGTGCGCACTTTCACCGTACTGACGGTCAACACTCACAAGGGTTTCACTGCGCTGAACCGGCGTTTCATTCTGCCGGAGCTGCGTGAAGCGGTGCGCAGCGTCGCCGCCGACGTGGTGTTTCTGCAGGAAGTCCACGGCACGCACGAGCAGCATCCGAAACGCTACGACAACTGGCCGACGATGCCGCAATACGAATTTCTCGCCGACAGCCTCTGGCCGCAATTCGCCTACGGGCGCAACGCGGTGTATCCGGCGGGCGATCACGGCAATGCGCTGCTGTCGAAATTCCAGATCATCCGCCACGACAACCTCGATGTGTCGATCAGCGGCCATGAGAACCGCGGCCTGTTGCATTGCGTGCTGCGCCTGCCCGGAGACGGCACCGAAGTGCATGCGATCTGCGTGCATCTGGGCCTGCGCGAGAGCCACCGCAACGCGCAACTGGATCTGCTGATGCAACGTCTCGCTGAATTGCCCGCCGATGCCCCGGTGATCGTCGCTGGCGATTTCAACGACTGGCGCCAGCGTGCCGATGCGCAGCTCAAGCCCTGTGGCCTGCGCGAAGTGTTCGCCGAGCAGTACGGCAAACCCGCGCGCAGTTTTCCCGCGCGGCTGCCAGCGCTACGACTCGACCGCATCTACGTACGCAACCTCAAGGCCAGCCGGCCAAAAGTATTGACCAACCGGCCCTGGTCCCACCTTTCCGACCACGCACCGTTATCGGTGGAGATTGAACTATGA
- the clsB gene encoding cardiolipin synthase ClsB, with translation MNSAPLEKSAVDPVPLNPPVREPGHVDVEYQWHSNNRVELLENGEEYFPRVFEAMRAAKSEILLETFIVFEDKVGAELQQILIEAAQRGVRTTVSLDGFGCGELSTGYLSALSDAGVHLQIFDPAPKHLGIRTNWFRRLHRKIVVVDGLIAFIGGINFSGDHLADFGPEAKQDYSVEIQGPVVADIHHFALLQSGRPGRARFWWQRRRQRLEEMAFTDHDGQVRLVFRDNDQHNTDIEDVYLQVLRKAKRRVIIANAYFFPGYRLLREIRNAARRGVEVRLILQGQPDMLVAKLAARMTYDYLLRAGVQIHEYCQRPLHGKVALVDDDWSTVGSSNLDPLSLSLNLEANVLIRDRAFNQHLYERLEDLSQNHCKAMDAKLLPRGRIWHMTVGFLVFHFLRHFPAMAGWLPAHKPRLKPFRGARP, from the coding sequence ATGAACAGTGCGCCACTGGAAAAATCCGCCGTCGACCCGGTCCCGCTGAATCCGCCGGTGCGCGAGCCCGGCCACGTTGACGTCGAGTATCAATGGCACAGCAATAACCGCGTAGAGCTGCTGGAGAACGGCGAGGAATATTTCCCCCGCGTGTTCGAAGCTATGCGCGCAGCCAAGAGCGAGATCCTGCTGGAGACTTTCATCGTTTTCGAAGACAAGGTCGGCGCCGAGTTGCAGCAGATCCTCATCGAAGCCGCCCAGCGCGGCGTGCGCACCACGGTCAGCCTCGACGGCTTCGGCTGTGGCGAGCTGAGCACTGGCTATCTGTCGGCCTTGAGCGATGCCGGCGTGCACTTGCAGATCTTCGATCCGGCGCCGAAGCACCTAGGCATCCGCACCAACTGGTTCCGCCGCTTGCACCGCAAGATCGTGGTGGTCGACGGCTTGATCGCGTTCATCGGCGGGATCAACTTTTCCGGCGATCACCTGGCCGACTTCGGCCCTGAAGCCAAGCAGGATTATTCGGTGGAGATCCAGGGCCCGGTGGTCGCCGATATCCATCACTTCGCCCTGCTGCAAAGCGGTCGTCCCGGACGCGCGCGGTTCTGGTGGCAACGCCGGCGCCAGCGTCTGGAGGAAATGGCCTTCACCGATCACGACGGCCAGGTGCGCCTGGTGTTCCGCGATAACGATCAACACAACACCGATATCGAAGACGTCTATCTGCAGGTGCTGCGCAAGGCCAAGCGCCGGGTGATCATCGCCAACGCCTACTTTTTTCCCGGCTACCGTTTGCTGCGCGAAATCCGCAACGCCGCCCGCCGTGGCGTCGAGGTGCGGCTGATCCTGCAAGGCCAGCCGGACATGCTCGTGGCGAAACTGGCGGCGCGCATGACCTACGATTATCTGCTGCGTGCCGGCGTGCAGATTCACGAATACTGCCAGCGCCCGCTGCACGGCAAGGTCGCGCTGGTCGACGATGACTGGAGCACCGTGGGCTCGAGCAATCTCGACCCGCTGAGCCTGTCACTGAACCTGGAAGCCAACGTACTGATCCGCGATCGAGCGTTCAATCAGCACCTGTACGAGCGCCTCGAAGACCTCAGCCAGAACCACTGCAAAGCCATGGACGCCAAGCTGTTGCCGCGTGGGCGCATCTGGCACATGACCGTGGGCTTTCTGGTGTTCCACTTCCTGCGGCACTTCCCGGCCATGGCCGGTTGGCTGCCGGCGCATAAACCGCGTCTGAAGCCTTTCCGAGGTGCGCGTCCATGA
- a CDS encoding lysylphosphatidylglycerol synthase domain-containing protein, which translates to MSHSEVHSDSHSAQAAPSKWSRWKRPLTILFFLALIVLLTMFATRIEWAEVLETLADFKVRTLIIAASLTLLSFLVYASFDLIGRTYIRQDLTWKQILPVGIISYAFNLNLSAWVGGIAMRYRLYSRLGVSKGNIAKILGLSLATNWFGYMTIAGVVFSSGLVTMPPGWKLSSSALQLVGVLLLLVSAGYLAACQFSKRREWSIRGVEINLPSLRMAVLQLLLGALNWSLMAAVIFTLLPSKLDYPLVLGVLLISAIAGVITHIPAGLGVLEAVFVALLQHEASRGSLVAGLLAYRAIYFLLPLLITVVMYLVVEAKAKALRIEKKPS; encoded by the coding sequence ATGAGTCATTCCGAAGTGCACTCCGATAGCCATTCGGCACAAGCGGCGCCGTCGAAATGGAGCCGCTGGAAACGTCCGCTGACCATCCTGTTTTTCCTCGCGCTGATCGTCCTGCTGACGATGTTCGCCACCCGCATCGAATGGGCCGAGGTGTTGGAGACCCTTGCCGATTTCAAGGTGCGCACGCTGATTATCGCCGCCAGCCTGACCCTGCTGAGCTTTCTGGTGTACGCCAGTTTCGACCTTATCGGCCGCACCTACATTCGTCAGGACCTGACCTGGAAGCAGATCCTGCCGGTGGGCATCATCAGTTACGCCTTCAACCTCAATCTCAGCGCCTGGGTCGGCGGCATCGCCATGCGCTATCGCCTGTATTCGCGGCTGGGCGTAAGCAAAGGCAACATCGCCAAGATTCTTGGCCTGAGCCTGGCGACCAACTGGTTCGGCTACATGACCATCGCAGGCGTGGTGTTCAGCAGCGGTCTGGTGACTATGCCGCCGGGCTGGAAGCTCAGCAGTTCGGCCTTGCAACTGGTCGGGGTGTTATTGCTGCTGGTCAGCGCCGGCTATCTGGCGGCGTGTCAGTTTTCCAAGCGCCGCGAGTGGTCGATTCGCGGCGTGGAAATCAACCTGCCGTCGCTGCGCATGGCGGTGTTGCAATTGCTTTTGGGCGCGCTGAACTGGTCGCTGATGGCGGCGGTGATCTTCACTCTGCTGCCGAGCAAACTGGATTATCCGCTGGTGCTCGGCGTGCTGTTGATCAGCGCGATTGCCGGGGTCATCACGCACATTCCGGCGGGGCTGGGTGTGCTGGAGGCGGTGTTCGTGGCGTTGCTGCAGCATGAGGCATCGCGCGGCAGTCTGGTCGCGGGATTGCTGGCGTATCGGGCGATTTATTTTCTTCTGCCGCTGTTGATTACGGTGGTGATGTATCTAGTGGTGGAAGCCAAGGCCAAGGCGTTGCGCATCGAAAAGAAACCGTCCTGA
- a CDS encoding alpha/beta hydrolase family protein has translation MTARSESIQIDIDDEQMSGTFLSPKSKVPGVLFVHGWGGSQERDLERAKGIAGLGCVCLTFDLRGHTGGTGIPLTRVTREDNLRDLLAAYDRLLAHPALDTSAIAVVGTSYGGYLASILTSLRPVRWLALRVPALYRDEQWHTPKRDLDKADLRDYRGTLVRADSNRALHACSQFTGDVLLVESETDDFVPHATIMSYRAACQQTHSLTHRIIDGADHALSDPVSQQAYTSILVDWITEMVVGERLSIIQSR, from the coding sequence ATGACGGCTAGAAGCGAAAGCATTCAAATCGACATTGATGACGAACAGATGAGCGGGACTTTTCTCAGTCCCAAATCGAAAGTCCCGGGGGTGTTGTTTGTGCACGGTTGGGGCGGCAGTCAGGAACGTGATCTGGAACGGGCCAAAGGCATCGCCGGCCTGGGTTGCGTATGCCTGACTTTCGACCTGCGCGGGCATACCGGCGGCACCGGAATCCCGCTGACCCGCGTGACCCGTGAAGACAATCTGCGAGATTTGCTGGCGGCCTACGATCGCTTGCTGGCGCACCCGGCCCTCGACACTTCGGCGATCGCCGTGGTCGGCACCAGTTATGGCGGCTATCTGGCCTCGATCCTGACGTCACTGCGCCCGGTGCGCTGGCTGGCGCTGCGCGTACCGGCGCTGTACCGCGACGAGCAATGGCACACGCCCAAACGCGATCTGGACAAGGCCGACCTGCGCGATTATCGCGGCACGCTGGTGCGCGCCGACAGCAATCGCGCCCTGCATGCCTGCTCGCAATTCACGGGCGATGTGCTATTGGTGGAGTCGGAAACCGACGATTTCGTGCCCCACGCGACGATCATGAGTTACCGCGCCGCGTGTCAGCAAACCCACTCGTTGACCCACCGGATCATCGATGGCGCGGATCACGCGTTGAGTGACCCGGTGTCGCAGCAGGCCTACACCTCGATTCTGGTGGACTGGATTACCGAGATGGTGGTGGGGGAGCGGTTGAGCATTATCCAATCCAGATGA
- a CDS encoding DUF3182 family protein: MTPTPSNKIVVAHSVRAEAPQHEVETNKALARWLAQILGCKFGGSYDPAKHSGRDLYLLPTQTIVGAAHAQALGINGPDDLWGGYVEYDFICTKAISHGLRSHLAQAPQGWSPLFSERVRNVVLDGLSVFALEDARPAAEHLLYAGPIRLKPVHACAGRGQEVIKSLDAFDEILARPEAQNLFKDGVVLEQDLSNVVTHSVGQSFIGGKVLSYCGDQYLTEDGQGEEVYGGSNLLVVQGGYDQLLALDLPDDVRLAIEQAQVFDSAANEAYPRFFASRRNYDIAQGLDASGNPRSGVLEQSWRMGGASSAEVAALQSFVNDPQMRAIRVSSVETYTDQALPADAIEVYRGPAENSAFLLKYVTVQSYDG, translated from the coding sequence ATGACCCCGACACCCAGCAACAAAATCGTCGTGGCCCATTCGGTGCGTGCCGAGGCGCCGCAACATGAAGTCGAGACCAACAAGGCTCTGGCGCGCTGGCTGGCGCAGATTCTCGGTTGCAAATTCGGCGGCAGTTACGACCCGGCCAAACATTCGGGCCGCGACCTCTATCTGCTGCCAACACAAACCATCGTCGGCGCGGCCCACGCGCAAGCACTTGGCATCAACGGCCCCGATGACTTGTGGGGCGGTTACGTCGAATACGATTTCATCTGCACCAAAGCCATCAGCCACGGTTTGCGCAGTCATCTGGCGCAGGCGCCGCAGGGCTGGTCGCCGCTGTTTTCGGAACGGGTGCGCAACGTTGTGCTCGACGGTCTCAGCGTATTTGCCCTGGAAGATGCACGGCCCGCCGCCGAACATCTGCTGTACGCCGGGCCGATTCGCTTGAAGCCGGTTCACGCTTGCGCCGGTCGCGGTCAGGAAGTGATCAAAAGCCTCGACGCGTTCGATGAGATCCTCGCGCGGCCCGAGGCGCAAAATCTGTTCAAGGACGGCGTAGTGCTGGAGCAGGACTTGAGCAACGTCGTCACCCACAGCGTCGGCCAGTCGTTCATCGGCGGCAAAGTGTTGAGCTACTGTGGTGATCAATACTTGACCGAGGACGGCCAGGGCGAAGAGGTCTACGGCGGTTCGAATCTGCTGGTGGTGCAAGGGGGCTATGACCAATTGCTCGCGCTGGATCTGCCTGATGATGTGCGTCTGGCCATCGAGCAGGCGCAGGTCTTCGACAGTGCCGCCAACGAAGCTTACCCGCGCTTCTTCGCCTCGCGGCGCAATTACGATATCGCCCAGGGCCTCGACGCTAGCGGCAACCCGCGCAGCGGCGTGCTCGAACAATCCTGGCGCATGGGCGGTGCCAGCAGCGCCGAAGTGGCGGCGCTGCAGAGCTTCGTCAACGATCCACAGATGCGCGCGATTCGCGTGTCGTCGGTGGAGACCTATACCGATCAGGCGCTGCCGGCGGACGCCATCGAGGTCTATCGCGGTCCGGCTGAAAACAGCGCGTTTCTTCTCAAATATGTGACGGTCCAATCCTATGACGGCTAG
- a CDS encoding GlxA family transcriptional regulator → MAAQRAATAELGVLIYPGAQLAAVHGLTDLFAVANRIAAEYQAVQLPLLRVSHWQVEGEQLPTRVYDSHPGDEDVLLAVLIPPSLGGFDAAQMTASLAQWLRDQHAHGATLGGVCVGSLMLAESGLLDGRSATTHWTSAQAFAERYPKIKLKADTPIVDDGDLITTAGLMAWSELGLRLVDRLLGPSIATATARFLVMEHSDSASECGSNFAPILSHGDAAILKVQHWLQSTGATDVSLNAMAERAGLEERTFLRRFRAATGLKPTEYCQHLRVGKAREMLEFSNGTIDHIAWTVGYQDPGAFRAIFKKITGLGPSEYRGRFGLNPAPRTTMN, encoded by the coding sequence ATGGCTGCACAAAGAGCCGCCACCGCTGAACTGGGCGTGCTGATTTACCCCGGCGCGCAACTGGCGGCGGTGCACGGTCTGACCGACCTGTTCGCGGTGGCCAACCGCATTGCCGCCGAGTATCAGGCTGTGCAATTGCCCTTGCTGCGGGTCAGTCACTGGCAGGTCGAGGGCGAGCAGTTGCCGACGCGGGTTTACGACAGTCATCCGGGCGACGAGGACGTTTTGCTTGCCGTGCTGATTCCGCCGTCTCTCGGCGGGTTCGATGCGGCGCAGATGACCGCGAGTCTTGCGCAATGGCTGCGCGATCAGCATGCACACGGCGCGACCCTCGGTGGTGTTTGTGTGGGCTCGTTGATGCTCGCTGAAAGCGGCTTGCTCGACGGTCGCAGCGCCACCACCCACTGGACCTCGGCCCAGGCGTTTGCCGAGCGTTACCCGAAGATCAAACTCAAGGCCGACACGCCGATTGTCGACGACGGTGACCTGATCACCACGGCGGGGCTGATGGCCTGGTCGGAACTGGGACTGCGTCTGGTCGATCGCTTGCTTGGCCCGAGCATCGCCACCGCGACCGCGCGTTTTCTGGTGATGGAACACAGCGACAGCGCCAGTGAATGCGGAAGCAATTTCGCACCGATCCTCAGCCATGGCGACGCGGCGATTCTCAAGGTCCAGCACTGGCTGCAAAGCACCGGGGCGACGGATGTTTCGCTGAACGCGATGGCCGAGCGCGCGGGCCTGGAAGAACGCACTTTCCTGCGCCGATTCCGCGCCGCGACAGGCTTGAAACCGACCGAATATTGCCAGCACCTGCGGGTTGGTAAAGCGCGAGAAATGCTCGAGTTCAGCAATGGCACGATCGACCACATTGCCTGGACGGTGGGCTATCAGGATCCGGGCGCGTTTCGTGCGATTTTCAAGAAGATTACCGGGCTGGGGCCGAGTGAGTACCGGGGGCGGTTTGGTCTGAACCCCGCTCCCAGAACGACGATGAACTAA
- a CDS encoding cysteine hydrolase family protein, which produces MAKQALIVVDIQNDYFPQGKWPLVGADAAADNAARLIAAFRAAGDPVVHIRHEFTSDEAPFFTPGSEGAKLHPKVLNHADEPVVLKHFVNSFRETELKAVLDEQGITDLVVVGSMSHMCVDGITRAAADMGYSVTVIHDACASRDLEFNGLTVPAAHVHAAFMAALGFAYASVVSTEQFLGSNA; this is translated from the coding sequence ATGGCCAAGCAAGCGCTCATCGTAGTCGATATCCAGAACGACTACTTCCCCCAAGGCAAGTGGCCGCTGGTCGGCGCCGACGCCGCTGCGGACAACGCCGCACGGCTGATCGCAGCCTTTCGCGCAGCGGGCGATCCGGTGGTGCACATTCGGCATGAATTCACTTCCGACGAGGCACCGTTTTTCACTCCCGGCTCCGAGGGCGCGAAACTGCATCCGAAAGTGCTCAACCATGCCGATGAGCCGGTGGTGCTCAAGCACTTCGTCAACTCGTTCCGTGAAACCGAACTGAAAGCGGTGCTAGACGAACAAGGCATCACCGACCTGGTGGTGGTCGGCAGCATGAGCCATATGTGCGTCGATGGCATCACCCGCGCGGCGGCGGACATGGGTTACAGCGTGACCGTGATTCACGATGCCTGCGCCAGCCGTGATCTGGAATTCAACGGCCTGACGGTGCCGGCCGCCCACGTGCACGCAGCCTTCATGGCGGCGCTGGGTTTCGCCTATGCCAGCGTGGTATCGACTGAGCAGTTCCTGGGCAGCAACGCCTAG
- a CDS encoding YjfI family protein, which translates to MKQMRAGLAAAGYVKHETWVLPENRSLLKQMEQQLRQPILAGSFMSEKYMSAGNNWTIDSLFNALKALDEVASQEISLSLIQSSEPSIKLEMNEFGGLPIHIALAGQQIIVDTVLVDIDSISNVQAFNDAVLRSREMFPLSSIGIESMPNGQTVYNMFGALSADSSLTNVVTEVKTLVDNVQRASEAFEHFFK; encoded by the coding sequence ATGAAGCAGATGCGCGCAGGCCTGGCCGCCGCCGGTTATGTGAAACACGAAACTTGGGTGCTTCCGGAAAACCGAAGCTTGCTCAAGCAAATGGAGCAACAGCTACGCCAACCGATTCTGGCTGGCTCTTTCATGTCGGAGAAATACATGAGCGCAGGCAACAACTGGACCATCGACAGCCTCTTCAATGCCCTCAAGGCGCTGGACGAGGTGGCTTCCCAAGAGATTTCGCTGTCCCTGATCCAGAGCTCCGAACCGAGCATCAAGCTGGAAATGAACGAATTCGGCGGCCTGCCGATTCACATCGCCCTGGCCGGCCAGCAGATCATCGTCGACACCGTGCTGGTGGACATCGATTCGATCAGCAATGTCCAGGCGTTCAACGATGCCGTGCTGCGCAGCCGCGAGATGTTCCCGCTGTCGTCGATCGGGATCGAGTCGATGCCCAATGGCCAGACCGTCTACAACATGTTCGGCGCCCTCAGCGCAGACTCGAGCCTGACCAACGTCGTTACCGAGGTGAAAACCCTGGTCGACAATGTGCAGCGCGCCAGCGAAGCCTTCGAACACTTCTTCAAGTAA